A region of Amyelois transitella isolate CPQ chromosome 19, ilAmyTran1.1, whole genome shotgun sequence DNA encodes the following proteins:
- the LOC106136580 gene encoding esterase E4-like has translation MVFLKVFCSILLCNSVRAIFFSPTVEIEQGKLRGVRGGAGINQYFGIPYAISERFQPPREPRRWEGMFNAMNSISACAQARGALILTNEDCLELDVYTPQNSKPGDKLPVFVFFHGGSFFSGTKTLYNPEFLVTKNIVAVTVNYRLGVLGFLCLNGVANLGLKDQAAALRWVRKNIAAFGGDPDHVTIAGQSAGSAATSMHLLSEHSAGLFHKAILMSGNALAPWTFNVDPLRAALVDANKIAKAETEEDVYKIFASSPIRELLTTTRDVSTNLRSFKYAPCVDSNTNDPFFRDTPYEIIKSGNFNKVPVLVGTTDQEGITFYGSSNRSTFVELNTNFTEQLPAVFACSEEDREVIADKVRAYYFGRQPINEKAVRRVVRYASEWAVHATYDAFSQLLAEHSGEPVYKYAFSYDGDRNFIKIFSGGAASVLKGAAHGDDLFYLFKPAGLPIPSTKRDKLFIERYTSILANFIKYSNPTPHPTSLIPEWPPSTSYESYIMHFDRALKVTRGPYHRDTFFLDLLCSYGLHGHVPCRSQELCHPDVYDIVSPGPEEQNWCYWFLNSQQ, from the exons ATGGTATTCCTTAAAGTGTTTTGTTCAATTCTATTGTGTAACTCAGTGAGGGCGATATTTTTCTCCCCCACAGTAGAAATAGAGCAAGGGAAATTAAGGGGAGTGCGGGGCGGGGCGGGGATAAACCAGTACTTCGGGATTCCTTACGCTATTAGTGAGAGATTCCAG ccGCCAAGAGAACCAAGAAGATGGGAAGGCATGTTTAACGCAATGAACAGCATCTCGGCGTGTGCGCAGGCGCGCGGCGCCCTGATCCTCACCAACGAGGATTGCCTCGAGCTGGACGTCTACACCCCCCAGAACTCCAAGCCTGGTGACAAGCTCCCTGTGTTCGTATTCTTCCACGGAGGATCATTCTTCTCCGGCACGAAGACTTTATACAATCCAGAATTCTTAGTCACTAAGAATATAGTAGCAGTCACGGTCAATTACCGCTTGGGTGTTCTAGGATTTTTATGTCTCAATGGAGTCGCAAATCTAGGCCTTAAAGATCAAGCAGCAGCGCTAAGATGGGTGAGAAAGAATATAGCCGCGTTCGGAGGAGACCCGGACCACGTCACTATAGCTGGACAAAGTGCCGGCTCTGCAGCCACTTCTATGCATTTGCTCTCAGAACACAGTGCAGGATTATTTCACAAAGCCATCTTAATGAGCGGCAATGCACTAGCTCCTTGGACTTTCAACGTAGACCCACTTAGAGCTGCATTGGTTGACGCTAATAAAATAGCCAAAGCAGAAACGGAAGAGGACGTCTATAAAATCTTTGCTTCGTCACCAATACGTGAACTCCTGACGACGACGCGTGATGTAAGCACGAATTTAAGAAGTTTTAAGTACGCTCCGTGTGTCGACAGCAATACGAACGATCCCTTTTTCCGTGATACTCCTTACGAGATTATCAAATCTGGTAACTTCAATAAAGTGCCCGTGTTAGTTGGTACTACCGATCAGGAAGGCATTACATTTTATGGTAGTAGCAATAGAAGCACTTTCGTTGAACTCAACACTAATTTTACCGAGCAACTGCCAGCTGTATTTGCGTGCTCCGAAGAAGACAGGGAAGTGATTGCTGATAAAGTGCGCGCCTATTATTTCGGGAGACAGCCCATAAATGAGAAGGCAGTTAGGAGAGTTGTCAGATATGCCTCAGAATGGGCAGTTCATGCTACTTATGACGCTTTTAGTCAACTTTTGGCGGAGCATAGCGGTGAACCTGTTTATAAATACGCGTTCTCCTATGATGGTGATCGGAACTTCATCAAGATATTTTCTGGAGGGGCCGCGTCTGTGTTGAAGGGTGCGGCACATGGAGATGATTTGTTCTACCTGTTCAAGCCGGCTGGTCTGCCCATCCCGTCGACGAAGCGAGACAAGCTGTTCATTGAGAGATACACGAGCATTCTGGCaaacttcataaaatattc GAACCCAACTCCTCACCCCACGAGTCTCATTCCTGAATGGCCTCCGTCGACCAGCTACGAATCCTATATCATGCATTTCGACCGCGCTCTCAAGGTGACCAGGGGTCCTTACCACAGAGACACCTTCTTCCTGGACCTGCTGTGCTCATATGGTCTACACGGTCATGTCCCATGTCGCAGCCAGGAGCTGTGTCACCCAGATGTATATGATATAGTGTCTCCGGGTCCAGAGGAACAGAATTGGTGTTATTGGTTTTTGAATAGCCAacaatga